A window of the Pseudomonadota bacterium genome harbors these coding sequences:
- a CDS encoding HU family DNA-binding protein → MTKADFIAKVAAKSKLNKTQAEKAVNCFVDVVKDAMKKSDRLILVGFGTFSVAKRKARKGRNPKTGKPMMIPAKKVPKFSASPSFRKIVK, encoded by the coding sequence ATGACAAAAGCAGATTTTATTGCAAAAGTAGCGGCTAAGTCAAAATTAAACAAAACTCAGGCGGAAAAAGCGGTAAACTGTTTCGTTGACGTGGTGAAAGATGCTATGAAGAAAAGCGACAGACTTATCCTGGTCGGCTTTGGGACCTTTTCAGTAGCTAAGAGAAAAGCCCGGAAAGGAAGAAATCCCAAGACCGGCAAACCGATGATGATTCCCGCAAAGAAGGTACCTAAATTCTCAGCGTCTCCATCCTTCAGGAAAATCGTTAAGTAA